GGGTGCAACGGTAAAGCGAGTTTCCATACTTTCACAAATTTATAAACCGGAGATTTTTGGGCAGCATCAATTGTAGAATCAGCAATTCCATTCAACTTAGCTTGTTTAATAACTTCCGGGTCAAATGGGTCTAAATAGATATCCAAATGATTGTCAACAAGCTTATCATCAGCAGAAGCTGCTACATTTTCAATTTTGTCAGCATCATAGAGCATCACACCTAAATAACGGATTCTGCCAACGCAAGAGTGAAAACATGCCGGTGCTTGTCCGGACTCAAGTCTGGGATAACACAAAACACATTTTTCAGATTTACCGGTGTTCCAATTATAATAGCTCTTTTTGTAAGGGCAAGCGGTAACACACATTCTCCAAGCGCGACAACGCTCTTGATTGATAAGTACAACTCCATCCTCTCCTCTTTTATAGATTGCGCCTGAGGGACAAGCAGCAACACACGCAGGATTCAGACAGTGGTTACAAATTCTGGGTAAATAATGGAAAGTCATACGCTCTAACTGGAACATGGCTTCTTGTTCAGCAGGTGTTAATTTATCCAGATTGACATCTTGTCGTGCATAATCCGGAGAACCACCCATATCATCATCCCAATTTGGACCGGCTTTTACATCAATGTGTTCACCTGTAACCAGAGAAACAGGGCGAGCAGTAGGCTGGTCATCACCTTCGGGAGCAGTAAACAAATCTTGATACTTGTATGTCCATGGTTCATAATAATCATCAAGCACGGGTAAATGTGGGTTATGAAAAATATTTTTCAATCCTTTGAACTTCCCTGCGCCTTTTAGTGAAACCGTATCTCCGTTTTTCTCCCAACCGCCTTTGTATATATCCTGATCTTCCCACTTAGTAGGGTAACCCGTACCCGGTTTTGTTTCCACATTATTCCACCACATATACTCTGCACCCTTGCGATCAGTCCAGATATTTTTGCAAGCTATTGAACATGTATGACATCCGATACATTTATCGAGATGAAAAACCATAGAAACCTGAGATCTAATATCCATAATTTAGTTTTTTATGTTTAATAATTAAAATTCTACTCTTTCCATTTTCCTAACCAATACGTGTGTATCTCTGTTAGCTCCCACGGGTCCCCAATAATTGAAGTGAAATGAAAACTGCCCGTACCCCCCCGTCATCAAGTTGGGTTTTAAGTGAACTCTGGTAAAGCTATTGTGCCCCCCTGCCCTTCTTCCGCCTCGCTCCTGAGATTTAGGTACAGAATAAGTTCTTTCGGGTGAGTGGTACACAATACAAACACCTTTTGGAATCCTTGCACTCACACACGCTCTCGTACAATAAACCCCGTGGTCATTATATACCTCAACCCAATCATTGTCTTTAATACCAAGTTCTGCTGCATCTGCTTCACTAATCCAGCAAGGTTCGATACCGCGAGAAAGTGTCAACATCCTCAATGTATCACCATAGGTGGAATGAATATGCCATTTACCATGAGGAGTAAGCACATTCAGCATTTTTGCTTTGCCGTCATTGACAGTTTTACGCAAATCTCCATATACTTGAGGAGTTGGCGAAGGTTTATAGGTTGCCAAGTTCTCACCAAATTCGAGATATCCGTCATGGTCTAAATAAAAATGCTGACGACCGGACAAAGTCCTCCAAGGTACAAGCCTGTCCACGTTATAAGTGTAAGCACAATATGCTCTGCCGTTATTCATCAAGCCTGACCAAAGAGGTGAATTATTGTAACGCCTGGGCTGAGCTTGTAAATCTTTGTAATCAATCTTTACATCTTTGCTTCCTTCGCCCAAATCAACCAAATCCAAACCGGTTTTCTTCTCCATGTTTTCATAGGCTCTTACGGTAAGTTTACCATTGGTGAGAGTTGACAATGTAAGTACTGCATTAACGGCTTCTACATCTTCTTTGATAGATGGATATTCCACTCCGTTTACTTTCTGAACATGGCGTTTATCCAAAATCATTTCATTGTAAACGTCTTCTGCCATATAGGACACCCCATGCGCTCCCAACGGTTTGGAATGCATATTAGGTCCGAGCGAAATATATTTATTATAAATCTGAGTGTAATCTCGGTCAATAAACACAAGCTTATGCATTGATTTACCGGGCTCGGGCTCACATTCTCCTTTAGCCCAATCCAACATACGCGGTTGCGTAATTTCATCTGCTGAGTCATGTGACAAAGGGGCATTTACAACGTCTTTAACAGGCTCGGGCAAATGCGTGCAAGCAAGTTCACTCACTTTCTTTGCTAAAGCTTGAAAAATCTGCCAGTCTGATTTAGATTCCCAAACGGGTGCCACAGCAGCGGAAAGCGGGTGTATGAAAGAGTGTAAGTCGGTGGAATTAATATCTGCTTTTTCATACCAAGAAGCGGTTGCCAGCACAATATCAGAATACAAAGCAGATGTATCCATACGAAAGTTTATATCCACTATCAAATCCATTTTGCCTTTGGGAGCTTCACGCCATATTAGTTCATGCACGTGTGGTTGAGCCACTTCATCAGCAATTTTGTTATTGTGTGTACCTAAATAGTGGTCGAGCATGTATTCATGCCCTTTGGCACTAGACATCAGCGCGTTTCCACGCCAAATAAACCAATTTCTCGGGAAATTGATTTCATCATCAGGGTCTGCCACTGAGTGCATTAATTCTTTTGATTTAAGTTTATCTACAATATGCCTCCTGATGCCATCTTCGTCTTTTGCACCGGCAGCTATAGCGTCATTTATAACATCCTGATTGTTCTTGTTATATTGTGGGAAAAAAGGCATCCAACCGTTTCGCACCGACATGACAGTCCAGTCCGCAGAGTGCATCTTGCCATATTTACTATCTTTTGGGACTTTATTGTATTCAACTTGATTATTATCATACCTCCATTGGTCAGAATTGATATAGTGCCAAATGGGAGCCTGCTGTAACCTGTTTGCAGGAATCCAATCCTTTGCTGACATAATGGTTCCCCAAGAATCTACAGGCGCCAATTTTTCCTGACCTACATAGTGGTTCATTCCTCCTCCGTTTACACCATTACATCCGGTAAGCATCTGAGCCATAATTGCTGCACGATACATCAAATTTCCATGAAACCAATGGTTGATAGCTGCACCCACAATTACCATACATTTTCCATTGGTAATTTCAGCTGTATCAGCCCATTCGTGAGCAAACTTAATAACGGTGTCTCTACCAACTCCTGTGAATATTTCCTGCCAAGCGGGTGTGTATGCTTGTTTGTCATCGTTGTAGTCAGTCGGATATTCGCCTTGCAATCCTCTGCCAACACCATATTGCCCCATGGTAAGGTCATAGACTGTGGTTACGGGCACTTTTGTACCATCGATTGTTTCAATTAATTTAACCGGCACACCACGCACAGCCGTTTTGTCAAGACCAAACTCCAAAAATTCAACATTATAAACTTCATCGTTTTTGTTGAGCAATGTCAGCATGGGTTCATAAGGTTTGTTATCCAAGAAATCTTCATATTTAAGATTCCAATTTCCTTTTTTCTCTTCCGCCCAGCGGCTTCCCATGGATCCTTTAGGACAAACAAGATTGCCGGACTTCTCATCAATATTGAGAAATTGCCAATCACCATTCTCGACATCCTTATATTTCTTTACTCTGTTCGCTCTCAGCATTCTGCCGGGCTTATAGCAATCACCTGATTTATCAAGTTCTACCAAAAAAGGACAGTCGGTATAACGTTTTGCATAATCAATAAAATAAGGTACTTGTCTGTCCGCATGGTATTCTTTCAGGATTACATGTGTTACTCCCATCCAAAATGCACCGTCAGAGCCTGCATGGCACGGTATCCATTGGTCTGCATGTTTTGCCACCATACTGAAATCGGGCGACATCACTACCGTCTTAGTCCCATTGTGTTTGGACTCGGAGAAGAAGTGAATATCCGGAGTTCTTGTCATACCTAAATTGGCACCCATGGATACGCAGAATTTGGAGTTGTACCAGTCAGCACTTTCGCAAACGTCTGTTTGCTCTCCCCAAACTTCCGGAAATGCAGGAGGCAAATCACAATACCAATCATAGAAACTGAGATTTACACCTCCCATTAATTGAAGATACCGTGCACCTGAAGCATAGCTAAGCATGGACATAGCCGGTATTGGCGAAAAACCAATAATTCTGTCCGGTCCATATTTTTTAATGGTATAAATATTTGCAGCCGCAATGAGTTCGAGCACTTCATCCCATTTGGCACGTCTGAAACCGCCTTTGCCTCTTGCACGCTGATATCTTTTTCTTTTCTCAGGGCTATTTTGCAAGTTTGCCCAAGCTTTAACTGGGTCTCCATTAGCATTTTTCTTTTCTTCATTAAACAAATCCATTAAAGCACCGCGCATCAAAGGGTATTTTACTCTGATTGGGCTATACAGATACCATGAATAAGAGATTCCTCGCTGACATCCACGCGGTTCGTATGGTGGCAAAGAGTTTTCAAGCAAGGGATAATCAAGTGCTTGGGTCTCCCAAACCACAATCCCGTCCTTTACGTGAATATTCCATGAACATCCACCTGTACAGTTCACTCCATGAGTGCTTCGCACCACCTTATCGTATTGCCAGCGGTTACGATAAAACTCCTCCCATTTTCTGGTTTGTGGAGATATAATGTCTTCTATCCAGCTCATAGTTTTTGTTTTTTATTGATTAAATTGATTCGATTTGTCTGTTAAAAATTTCTCTTTTGACGGTGTATTTTTTCCTACCATACCATAAAATCCAATAAATAAGAAGCAGTCCGATTATGCCACCGCTACCTCCGTACAATAAAGGATTGAAAGAAGATGCAACCTGATTTGCTTTGTCTTTATCAACTTTGTTTAAAAATGCCACTATATTTCCGATTTCTTCATCTGTCATCGGATGGTCTTTATAAGATTCTGTCATGGCAGGGAATGGAGGCGCACCCAGAATTCCTTTCAAACCGGCATCTCCTCCCATTCTGCTAAACACATCGGTCAAATCTTTTGCTAACAGACCACCTTCAAGCACACCTTTATAATTAATATTATGACATGAAATACATGCAGGTCCGTGGTTTGACAACCTTTGAATTCCTTCAAAAATAAATTTGCCTTTTTGTATATCCGCCTCGGTTGCGTTATCGGATTCATTTGAAGCTACACTCGCAATTTGAGCATCAGCACCGGTGTATCCGCCTTTACTTGCTATGAAAGTAAAAATAGCTTTGATATCATTATCTGATAATGCTTGATCCGGCATAATCAAACCGCCAAATTCATCTGAAATTGCTTTTGCATCCGGATCGCCACTTTTGATTAGTGTTTGAGAAGATTTGGTCCATTTCAGCAACCAATCTGCTGAACGCAAAGCGGTTACTCCTAATAGGTCTGGACCTACAAGACGTCCCCCTCCTATTTTATGACACGAAGCACAATTTTTAGTAAATATTTCTTCCCCATTTTGTCCAAAACTCACAGTTGAAATGCTGAGCATCAGGAATGTCAAAACTAACATTATTAATATTTTATGAGACTCAAAAAGGTTCTTTTGTATGGATTGCAAACCGGTTTTCATAAGCATTTATTTTAGTTAGATAAATATTGAATTGTATTTGGTTCTTCTGCATTTGACAAAACAAACCAAGCCTGCATAAAAAATATATGATATGATTTTTCTCAATATTCTACATGAGATATATCATGTTTAATTATGACTATTATCATGTTTTAGTTAAATTAGAATTCTGATTCAACATTTAAACAACGTATGATTTAACTAAAATATAGGTGATGTATTCTTTTAGATAAGAAACAATTACAGCACTGTCAACAATGGTTCTAAATAAGAAGAATCAGGCTTTTATTTTCTGAGCTGTCTTTTTTGACTTGAAATAACAACAAGCAAAATAATTGTTCCGAGTGCAGGAATTAAGAGCAAAAACAAACCGAATTTTAATTTTTTCTTCCCTGTAATCGGGTCATAAGAGAAACAAGATAAAACCGAATTATTATGAGGCAGTGGATAAGAAATAACAAATTCATTATGAATGGATTTGAGCATAACTTCTAATGCTCTGACATCCCTAATCCCGATAAGTTTTTTAATAATATAACCGTTGCCATTGATTCCCACCAACAAAGCATCATGTTCATACTGTCTTGTAACACTGTCCCATTGTGAGTGAAAACCAACCGATTCAATTAACTCATTAATCTGATAAGTCGTACCAAAGACCCATCTTTCATCATCGTTCAGTCCCAAGAGTTGGGCGTAATTGTTCAAATCAACTTTAGTATCTGCGGTATCAAAGCTGACAACCAAAACTTTGAACTTTAGCTTAGGATTAAGTCTGGTAATATTCTCTTTTAAATTACTCAATAAAGGAGAGCACACTCCGGTACAGCGTGTAAAAACCAAAGCAAGGATTAGAGGCTCTCTGTTATAGAGATTCGACAGTTTAAGCTCCTCTCCTTGCGTTGTCTGTATTTGAATATTTTCTACCTTTGTATAAAGCCTATCTTCTTCCGACAAATTATACTCAGATGTCTGAGCAAATGAGATTCCTAAGTTAAATAGAACTAATGCGAAGAGGGCGAAAATACTTTTATGCATTTTTTGAAAATATCTACAAAGATAAGTATCATCCCCAATAGATATATGATTGCAAACCAGGCTGCTGCAGTGGCGAACAAAGCGGCTCTGGTAAATTCTGCAGGATAAACTGAATATCTTCTGGGAATTGATTCTGCTCCACCACAATAAAACATCAGGACAAAACCAAAGCCACCTACAATTAACAAAGTCAATTTGAGTTTTCTCATTGGGTCTGTATGACTACCTGAAAATTCGTTGGCTACCCATGTAAAGAACCCCAAAATAAGCAACACATTACCTAATGCATTATACGTATGGAAGTGAGCAGGCACCCATAGTGTGTTGTGCAAGAAAATATTATTAGAAATAGTTGAGTCAATCAATGCGCCTACTCCCCCAATAATCCATCCGGTAATACCAATGAAAAATAGAAGATTTGTAATTGTCCATTTGATTTTGTGCCCATATAACAACACTATTACACTTATGATGGTTACAACTGCAGAAGGAATACTTGCAAAATAAGATGCAAACTGCCCAAACATTTGAAGTCCAAGCGGTTGCACAAAATCCATATATAAGTGATGGAAGTATGCTGTTAACACAAACAACAAAGTAAAATTCCAACCCAAAGAAACATACCAAGTGGTTTTGAACTTAGGACGTCCGCTTATTTCAGGTAACAACTCATACACAATTGCCAACCCAAGATAAAGAGACTCATTGGCAATAGTATGACCGAAGAAATAAATTAAGTTTTTCATTAATAATGGGTCGCTTTTAAATGCACCATCAGAATACCATTCTGCGAAAGATAAAATTAGGATTACAACTGCGGTCAACAAACAAAGAACAACGCCTACAAGCGAAATTGCTGAAATCAATACCAAAGGAGGTGTTTGAACTTCGGGAGTTTGTTTAGAAAGATGTTGCCACGCAAATGTTTCTCTAAGAGAATATTTCTTAAAAATAGCAACTAATAAGCCTATTGACCAAACTAACCATCCTACACCCAATACAGTCAAACTCCAAAAAAACAATGGTGTAGCCCAAGACTCCCATTCACCAATGTTCAGAAATGGCAATGGATATAAGAAAGTCCATCCGGCATGAAAATGACCGATGAAGGTTGAAATGTAAAACATTATAACTCCAATGATAGTCAAAACAAAAGCAAACTTGCTTAAACCAGCCCCCACATTTACATAGCGATTAAGCAAATAATGAACTCCGACCATTCCGGCAACAGCCCAAATAGCAATCATAGTCATTCCATGAGTTGTCATTAATCCATAAAACTTGCCATCATCCATACTGATAACATTTCCCTGATTAAAGCGCATGGTAATACCCAGAATAATAGCGGTAAAGAATAAAAGCAGGATTGTGATAATCCAAGTAGATGTGATTCTTTTCAATGATATATTCATAAGTCTGTTATTTTAATTATTTTACGATAAATTCTCCTCTCATTATCTGATGCCCTACTCCACAAAACTCAGTACATAATACACTATAGGTACCAGGTTCATTGAACACCCAACGCAAACGATTCACATATCCCGGCATCGCTTGTGATTGAGTGATTAACTTTGCTTTATCATTATAGATAGCAAAACCGTGCGTAACATCAATACTGGTTACTCTGAATTCCACCATTTTACCTGCCGGAATCTCAACTGAATAGTTGTCATTCTCATCACTTATACCAAAAGCAAACTTGCCGGATGACACATTGACCACCATTGCGGGAGAATCATTTTTGTATAAAAAATAAGGTGATCTGGGGATTGTGATTGACATCAAAATCAGCAGTACACCACCCCAAAGTAATAAGAAGTAAAACCTCATTCTTAAGGGATTCTTAATTCCTTCGCCTTCCTCATCACCTTTCATTGTGCTCCGATATATCATATAAGAAATCAATGAAATAGCCACGGCACAGATAAGAAATAACGCTAAAACGAACTCTTGTCCTTTCATATTTGTAATTGTTAAGTTTATTGTTTGTTAAATAGTAATAATAATAACACCTTGTTTTTTAATATGCACGGCAAACGTAACAATAAAGGACAAGGTTGTCCTTTATTAAAATATTCGAATTACGCACAAATTATTAACATCAAGATTAAAGTTAATTAATTAAAATTCAATCGATCACAGATTCACCCTTTGAGAAATGCCTTTCCAACGTTCAAATCCCTATATAAATCACCAATCGTTTTTAACTTACAAAAACGCTTAAACGACTCTCTCACAGGCTTAAAATCTTTATGAATAGGGCAAGGATGCTGATCACTGCATGTACTAAGACCCAAACCACATCTCTCAAAATAATCATCCCCTTCTACTGCTTTAACAATAAGGATTAGAGGTGCACTTTCTTGAGCTTTGGTTATAAAAAATCCACCGTTAGGACCTTTGATACTGCTAATGATAGCAAGCTTAGTTAACTTTTGTAAAACCTTTCCAATGGTGTGCTCGCTTTCATTGATTTGAGCTGCAATCTCTTTAATCCCGGACTTTTTTTTATCCGGAAATTTGGAAGCGATATAAGTTACCGCTTTTATAGCGGTTTGGCAAGTGATACTCAACATAGGTTACATTCCCAAATATTGCTTCCCTTGTTCCGATACAGCGTCATAACTCCAAGGCGGATCAAAAGTTAACTTAACTTCTATTTGATAGCCCGGAAAAGACGCTTCCAACGAAGAAGTTGTATCGCCCACAATAGCATCGCCCATGGGGCAGAACTCGGTTGTCAGAGTCATTGTACACAAGACTTTTTTCTTTTCTTCGTCAAAATAAAGGTCATAGACAAGCCCAAGATCTACAATATTTAATCCTATTTCAGGATCTATCACATATTGAAGACCTGCCAAAGCGATAGTACTCTTTATTTCGTTGTTATTAGATACATTCATAATTGAATTGGTTTGTGATTGATTACTTTAAAAACATTGATATTATACAATATTGCTGTTATCAGCAACAAAAATGACCCAAATTTGATTAAAATCAATAGCCCTGACAAGATTCCGGATGCAAATACGAACAAGCCTGTCAGATAGCACACCCCCATCACATTAAACACCTTGTCATTAAACAAGTCTTTGGGGTTTGGCGTTTTGCCTAATGCAGAACGTTTGCGGTATGCTTTATTCCACGCAATGAATGGCAATGTTTTGAATGTCATCCCCAAAATAATGGCTGTCATCCAACCAAAGAATATCATAAAGCCGTATGTCATCACAACATTCAGGGGTATTTCAGAAGAAGTGGCGGAACTCAGCAACACAATGACCAAAAGGACGATTGGAATCAAAAACATGATTGCCGCTAATATTGCCAACTGTGTCTGATAATCCACTCTTTTTCTCAACCGTCCTTTGTATGCTTTGATACAAAAATAAATGAACATAGAACACCCCATTAACACCAATATAAATGGCAGAAATAACAGCCATTTTTGTTCATAAAAGAAAAGGAATAAAACTGTGTAAAGCAATATTCCCAAATTCACCAAAAAATTGATAATTCTCAAGAGTTTTTTGTTGGTGTATTTAGAAATCATAAACATAGGTATCAAACGAGAGCCCACGCCCATTACCAATAACAAGAACCAACCCACGATACCCAGGTGGGCATGCAAAGGGAGATAGTGTGTTGCGTCAAAGGGTAAAAAATCAAGACTGAAATCAAAAACCAATGTTACACCTAATCCTACGGTAATCAACAACCATACAATTGAAGAAAAGATAAAAAGTGTATGAACATTTTTTTTCTTGGAATTAAGAATACTCTTAAGAACATTTACAAAATATGCCATTAAGCCCAAAAGTATTAAGCTTCCTCCCACTTCTGCCGTCAAACCGAATTCATGCATATAGAAACTATATACAAGAATCGGAATGCCTATACCGGCAAAAACAAAAGAGGTATTTGCGAGTTTATTACTATAAAGTTCTCCTTCTATAAGCACCGGCACCAACTGATGACTAGCACCCAGAATAATCATGGTTCCCCAACCTAATGCCATAGAATGGGTAATAGCTAATATATTAAACTGAAAATAGTGTCCGAAAAAGTAATTTCCCGACAACAACAGCAATACAGTAGCAATTAAAAACCACACGGCTGCATAAGCATAAAAAGGAATAACAACCTTATAGGAAGTAGTTTTTACAAGATTTGTATCAAAAGGAGAAGCGAACATCCTTACTTCTTAAATATTAAAATTCGCACATCACCATCGGTAATTTCATTAATTCTATAGTCCAACCCTCTATCTTGCAACTCAGGAAGCAGAAACACCGGAATTCGTTTGTGATACACATAAACCGCTCTGTCAGATTGGAGTTTGTCGCATGCTTCGAGCACCATCATCATAGGTAAAGGGGGTTCCATTTTTTCGACTCTGACTTCATCCAATTTGCCTTCGAACTTAGCTAACATTTCCTGCCAACCTGCTGCATCATTTTTGATTTCGGCTTTAATTTCACCAGCACCGGAAGTGTTGTAAAGATAGGTGTGTACAAGATTTGAATTAACAATTTCAGTATAAGCAACGAATCCTCTTTTTTCAAGAATCATAATTACCGGTGTAGGTTCAAATGTATTGATGATTTTGAGTGCTTGTTGGGCATTCAGCTTGTTTACATTCATCATAATAGTATTAAGCGGGTCGCCACCGGAGTCAAGGATAGGTCTAACATCTAATTCCACTACATTTTCAGGTTTCAGATTCTTAACAAATTCCGGCATTGGGCTGGTACTGCCTTCGTGCTCTTCTTTATAGTTGCTGTCAATCTCAAAACCCAATGGTTTCAATTTTGCAAAAAAATCATCTACTTTCACTCCCCCTACTTTGCTTGCCATACTGATGGAAGTCCTTGCAGCCATGAGCTTTCTCAAAAGCGGGTTTCGGAGTTTTGTAAATTTGGGTGAAATACTAATAATAGCTTCCAAAGCATCGGGATGAGCTTTGAGGATTTGCGAAATCTTAGTGCCTGAATTTATTAACATGATGAATGATGGTTAGCACCTTCTAATTCTATTGCCTTAGGGAACAAGATATTGTTTTCCAAATGTGCGTGAACAAACATATCTGCTTCCAAATCCTGCAAGAGTTTATAAACAAGTTCGTAGCTCGCACACGAATCATTAGGCAAGGTGTAGTTATTAGTCAACTTGCGCAAATTTAGCATATAATCTTTGTATGTATCATGTTCCA
This region of Bacteroidota bacterium genomic DNA includes:
- a CDS encoding DUF2249 domain-containing protein: MLINSGTKISQILKAHPDALEAIISISPKFTKLRNPLLRKLMAARTSISMASKVGGVKVDDFFAKLKPLGFEIDSNYKEEHEGSTSPMPEFVKNLKPENVVELDVRPILDSGGDPLNTIMMNVNKLNAQQALKIINTFEPTPVIMILEKRGFVAYTEIVNSNLVHTYLYNTSGAGEIKAEIKNDAAGWQEMLAKFEGKLDEVRVEKMEPPLPMMMVLEACDKLQSDRAVYVYHKRIPVFLLPELQDRGLDYRINEITDGDVRILIFKK